A single window of Nicotiana sylvestris chromosome 5, ASM39365v2, whole genome shotgun sequence DNA harbors:
- the LOC104222008 gene encoding U-box domain-containing protein 27-like: MRKDDLYITVPSFFRCPISLDVMKSPVSLCTGVTYDRSSIQRWLDSGNNTCPATMQVLQTKDLVPNHTLQRLIRIWSDSVRTQISAAESNRVNSISRDQVLELIKQFVSDFRIHTELEANSDRLSKLLAFSEESPENLRFVASIAVESDFLAILTSFLVHNPKNLKVVEKIVPLWKMLLERSSSASKIAKASDVYPTIINSLKNGSSKLRIEMTKALEFITSTDSEAKSSLSENSDLYSVLVSFSTINSNWNPELMESSISCLISLAMLRRNRVKLVKAGAVKTIGKALSTAELGTGLTDKVLRLLELISTCKEGRVELCNDGDCVQAIVKKVLKVSNEATEHAVTILWSLCCLFRDHKAQESVAKSNGMAKILLLLQSNCPPAVRQMAADLLKVFRVNLKAASCLSTSYDTKTTHIMPF, from the coding sequence ATGCGTAAGGACGATTTGTACATAACGGTGCCGAGTTTCTTCCGGTGTCCGATTTCTCTCGACGTGATGAAATCGCCGGTGAGTTTATGCACCGGCGTTACCTACGACCGGAGTAGCATCCAACGGTGGCTTGACAGCGGCAACAATACTTGTCCGGCCACCATGCAAGTGTTACAAACTAAGGACCTTGTACCTAACCACACTCTCCAACGACTCATCCGGATCTGGTCCGACTCGGTCAGAACTCAGATCTCTGCCGCCGAGTCAAACCGAGTTAACTCAATCAGCCGCGATCAGGTTCTCGAGCTAATCAAACAGTTCGTTAGCGACTTTCGAATTCACACCGAGTTGGAGGCGAACTCGGACCGATTATCGAAACTCTTAGCTTTCTCCGAAGAATCGCCGGAGAATCTCCGATTTGTAGCTTCTATTGCTGTGGAGAGTGATTTCCTCGCGATTCTCACTTCATTTCTCGTTCACAACCCTAAAAACCTTAAAGTAGTTGAGAAAATCGTGCCTCTCTGGAAAATGCTGCTTGAACGAAGCTCTTCCGCGTCAAAAATCGCCAAAGCAAGCGATGTATATCCGACAATAATAAATTCTCTCAAAAACGGAAGCTCAAAGTTGAGAATTGAGATGACGAAAGCTTTAGAGTTCATCACCTCAACGGATTCCGAAGCTAAATCATCCTTATCCGAAAACTCTGATTTATACTCAGTTCTCGTGAGTTTCTCAACGATTAATTCCAATTGGAATCCCGAGTTAATGGAAAGTTCCATTTCATGTTTAATTTCTCTCGCAATGCTACGGAGAAACCGCGTGAAGCTCGTAAAAGCCGGAGCGGTAAAAACGATCGGAAAAGCACTGTCCACGGCGGAGCTGGGAACCGGATTAACCGATAAAGTGTTGAGATTGTTAGAATTAATATCTACGTGTAAAGAAGGGAGAGTAGAACTGTGTAATGACGGAGATTGCGTACAAGCAATAGTGAAGAaagtattgaaagtatcgaacgaAGCAACGGAACATGCGGTAACGATTTTGTGGAGCTTGTGTTGTTTGTTTCGGGATCATAAAGCACAGGAATCGGTGGCGAAGAGCAACGGCATGGCGaagatattgttgttgttgcaaaGTAATTGTCCGCCGGCGGTGAGACAAATGGCCGCCGATTTACTTAAAGTGTTTAGGGTGAATTTGAAAGCGGCGTCTTGTCTTTCTACTAGCTATGATACGAAGACTACTCACATCATGCCATTTTGA